Genomic window (Kangiella profundi):
ATTGATAACCAGTTTAAGCATTAACCAATTTTAGAGAGAAACCATGTCAGATCTTATCCAGAGATTTACCTTTGCTGATTTGCCGATTCGCGGAGAAATCATCAGCCTCGAGCAGAGCTTTCAAACCATCTGCGATCAGCACCAATATTCAAAGACTCTACGGCATCTGCTGGGCGAAGCATTGGCCGCCACTGCATTGATGGCCGAAATCATCAAGATTGATGGCAAGGTTTCACTTCAGTTACAAAGTCCTTCTCAGGTCAAATTGCTGGTCACGGAATGTAATAACCATGGGCATATTCGTGGAGTTATGCACCCACTAGATCCTGAAGTTAGTGACTACAACTTTAAGCAGTGGACCCAAGGCGGTACTTTAGCCATTACCATTGAACCTGAGCAGGGTCACCGTTATCAGGGTATTGTTTCACTGGAAAAAGACAGCCTGTCCGAATGCCTTGAAGATTACTTCACCAGCTCGGAGCAATTGCCCACCTATCTGAAGCTCTTTGTGGGTGAAAACCGTATCAGTGGTGTATTTCTGCAGGCCATGCCCGATGATGCCAGTCAGGAAAAAGATAAAGCCGCTGCTTTTGAGCATGTCACGACACTGGCCGAAACTATCACTGATGAAGAAGCCTTGAGCCTGTCTCACCATGACTTGCTGTATCGCCTATTCCATCAGGATAAGGTCACTTTATACGATGCCAAGCCTATCCAGTTCCAGTGCGGATGCTCGCGCGAACGTAATGAGCGTGCCTTGTTAACCATTGAGCCACAGGAGTTGATGCAATTGGCAGAGGAACATGATGGTAAGGTTGAGATGGTTTGTGATTTTTGCAGTAAAAAGGAAGTTTTTACCCAGCAGGAAATTGCCGAGCTGATTACCACTAATCAGGGTAGCCAGTCAGTCAATTAGTGAACCGGGATCTGTAAACGAGCTTCCAGTCCCTTTTCGGCACGGTTATGCAAAGTGACCGTGCCACCATGCATTTCAGCGATCCGACGAACAATTGCCAACCCTAATCCAGAGCCACCACCACTGCGCGCCGAATCGCCGCGCGAAAATGGCTGGAATAAATGCTCCATTTCAGCATCTTTAATGCCCGGACCTTCATCCAGTACCGAAAGCTGGATCATGTTGTTATCTAATGTGGTCGTTACTTTTAAAGGCGGGCCGGCGTATTTCAGGCCGTTCATAATCAAATTAGTGATTAATCGCTTCATCGCAAGAGGCTTAAAGTAGATTTTGGGTAATTTACCCAGCTCAAAACTAATATCCTGAGTCTGCAATCGAACCGACTTGATGCATTCTTCAACCAGCGCATTCAGATCGCCCAGTTGTTCGCGCTCATCACGGCCATCACGCACAAAAGAAATGAACTGATCAATAATCTGATCCATATCTTCGGTATCACGGACAATGCCTTCGCGTAACTCTTCATCCGCATCGCCCATGAATTCTGTTGCCAGACGAATACGAGTTAAAGGCGTGCGCAGGTCATGCGAAACGCCAGCCAGTAGCAGATTACGATCTTGCTCCAGTTGCTGCACGTTGCGTGCCATCTGGTTAAAGGCGCGAGTCACGGTGACC
Coding sequences:
- the hslO gene encoding Hsp33 family molecular chaperone HslO, coding for MSDLIQRFTFADLPIRGEIISLEQSFQTICDQHQYSKTLRHLLGEALAATALMAEIIKIDGKVSLQLQSPSQVKLLVTECNNHGHIRGVMHPLDPEVSDYNFKQWTQGGTLAITIEPEQGHRYQGIVSLEKDSLSECLEDYFTSSEQLPTYLKLFVGENRISGVFLQAMPDDASQEKDKAAAFEHVTTLAETITDEEALSLSHHDLLYRLFHQDKVTLYDAKPIQFQCGCSRERNERALLTIEPQELMQLAEEHDGKVEMVCDFCSKKEVFTQQEIAELITTNQGSQSVN
- the envZ gene encoding two-component system sensor histidine kinase EnvZ, with translation MRILPKSAFGRIAVLVGCLLLINQWVSYLSISWYVAQPSMKQLVQLLSADVKTSLELQALEFEGKIDGSVRQQIMDNQRIQFISTRMGEPKQLREARPYSVLTEQLAESLGVSESQTEMRVEESDNIYYWIKSPQHTNVWLRIAMDPFEGFYIHPPVVYISVILLLSLLGGWIFTKQISRPLRRLEFAAREIGRGDNPGQLKEEGLEEMVTVTRAFNQMARNVQQLEQDRNLLLAGVSHDLRTPLTRIRLATEFMGDADEELREGIVRDTEDMDQIIDQFISFVRDGRDEREQLGDLNALVEECIKSVRLQTQDISFELGKLPKIYFKPLAMKRLITNLIMNGLKYAGPPLKVTTTLDNNMIQLSVLDEGPGIKDAEMEHLFQPFSRGDSARSGGGSGLGLAIVRRIAEMHGGTVTLHNRAEKGLEARLQIPVH